From a single Granulicella aggregans genomic region:
- a CDS encoding GH39 family glycosyl hydrolase — protein MSRRALRQLLVSTLASALCYPITTEAQQHIRIDPTAPTTPFPHFWEEMFGSGRAILSLRENYREDLRAVKQATDFHYIRFHAILHDEVGVYNEDEHGNPVYNFTYVDEIYDGLLKNGVKPVVEISFMPKKLAFNPDALHPFWYKQNVSPPKSMERWDDLISHFAQHLVERYGIDEVASWYFEVWNEPNIDFWGGIPRMESYFDLYAHTANDLKHVSSRLRVGGPATAAAAWIPEFLKFTSANHVPVDFVSTHGYDDEPVERLLGSDQPLRDKDMPEEDRICAAANHVRKQIDASAYPHLPLLWTEWNVPGRDRLRDTPYVGPALAEAVRTCHDVQALSFWTFSDVFEEGGPAQHAFDGQFGLRATGGINKPSYYDFALLHKLGTQRIASDADDIIVTKLADGSLAIALWNLAPPGQSPAPKSVTLDLTGIAKDAKISMQRVDDNHSNVMKPYAAMGSPSYPKPAQVEQLNRETALPTPETLSLNHGSLTLTLDTNALVLLHISH, from the coding sequence ATGTCACGACGCGCACTGCGGCAACTTCTAGTCTCCACTCTCGCCTCAGCGCTATGCTATCCGATCACAACTGAAGCTCAGCAGCACATCCGCATCGATCCCACCGCCCCCACCACTCCCTTCCCGCACTTCTGGGAAGAGATGTTCGGCTCCGGCCGCGCCATCCTCTCCCTGCGTGAAAACTATCGCGAAGACCTCCGCGCCGTAAAACAAGCCACCGACTTCCACTACATCCGCTTCCACGCCATCCTTCACGACGAGGTCGGTGTTTACAACGAAGACGAGCACGGCAACCCCGTCTACAACTTCACCTACGTCGACGAGATCTACGATGGCCTGCTCAAGAACGGCGTCAAGCCCGTCGTCGAGATCAGCTTCATGCCCAAGAAGCTGGCCTTCAACCCCGACGCGCTCCATCCCTTCTGGTACAAGCAGAACGTCTCCCCACCCAAGAGCATGGAACGCTGGGACGACCTCATCTCGCACTTCGCCCAGCACCTAGTCGAACGTTACGGCATCGACGAAGTCGCCTCCTGGTACTTCGAAGTCTGGAACGAACCCAACATCGACTTCTGGGGCGGCATCCCGCGCATGGAGTCCTACTTCGACCTTTACGCCCACACCGCCAACGACCTGAAGCACGTCAGCTCGCGCCTCCGCGTCGGTGGCCCCGCAACCGCCGCAGCCGCATGGATACCGGAGTTCCTCAAGTTCACCTCCGCCAACCACGTCCCCGTAGACTTCGTCTCCACCCACGGCTACGACGATGAACCCGTCGAGCGTCTCTTAGGCTCCGACCAGCCTCTCCGCGACAAAGACATGCCCGAAGAAGACCGTATCTGCGCCGCCGCCAACCACGTCCGCAAGCAGATCGACGCCTCCGCCTATCCGCATCTCCCCCTGCTCTGGACCGAATGGAACGTCCCCGGCCGCGACCGCCTCCGCGACACCCCCTACGTAGGGCCCGCGCTCGCTGAAGCCGTCCGCACCTGCCACGACGTCCAGGCGCTCTCCTTCTGGACCTTCTCCGATGTCTTCGAAGAGGGAGGCCCCGCCCAGCACGCCTTCGACGGCCAGTTCGGCCTCCGCGCCACTGGCGGGATCAACAAGCCCAGCTACTACGACTTCGCTCTCCTCCACAAACTCGGCACCCAGCGCATCGCCAGCGACGCCGACGACATCATCGTCACCAAACTAGCCGACGGCTCACTCGCCATCGCCCTCTGGAACCTCGCACCCCCCGGCCAATCGCCAGCCCCGAAATCCGTCACCCTCGACCTCACCGGCATAGCGAAGGACGCGAAGATCAGCATGCAACGCGTAGATGACAACCACAGCAACGTGATGAAACCCTACGCTGCCATGGGCAGCCCCTCGTATCCGAAACCCGCACAGGTCGAACAACTCAATCGCGAGACGGCCCTGCCCACCCCGGAGACCCTTTCGCTAAACCACGGAAGCCTTACGCTTACGCTCGACACCAACGCTCTCGTGCTGCTCCACATCTCACATTGA